In Coregonus clupeaformis isolate EN_2021a unplaced genomic scaffold, ASM2061545v1 scaf0609, whole genome shotgun sequence, a genomic segment contains:
- the LOC123485190 gene encoding uncharacterized protein LOC123485190, translating into MRPGPTRQAVGQARDILSTFRLFFTPEIEDIILEMTNLEGVRKYGARGDGDDDDDDHRHYADDHENHENHEDRDRGGGGGRWKAMDSTDLRAYVGLLILAGVYRSRGEAASSLWDAESGRTIFRATMPLKVFHAYLRLLRFDDRQTRAERRAAGGGDKLAAVREVWDKWVERLPLLYNPGPDVTVDEQLVPFRGRCPFRQYIPSKPAKYGIKTWVACDSKSSYAWKMQVYTGKATCGGPEKNQGMRVVLDLTQGLRGHNVTCDNFFTSYELARQLLTRNVTVVGTVRKNKPELPQALLASKDRLLFSSKFAFTSTTALVSYLAKKNKNVLLLSTLHTEAHVSRRQDKKPAIVLDYNSNKGGVDNLDKVIGTYSCRRMTARWPLVIFHNILDVSSYNAFVIWRELNPTWMPGKRNKRRVFLEQLGKALVTPFIQRRARLPRTEASAALVKAVQRATYRDQPRRDHAPAAPDHAAPPAQAPNPTQPSDQLEDTRLQETEPGDQYESNNSPVDDQHLYDSDACGNSFRQHTFSPADSNRSDSETDCQATMAGDYNDWTYEHEHDTLSDTVEDTRSQEEDTPPQYGSNTRHADRDNVYKEAVEDYFDVDDDDVEDMVRAEEDAKKHQQIDLMLKWSILNRTWHSFLEWLGARWWGSVSADQISSFMGGRKIRFGDIVIAAHFGDMPGGVCSVTAKTQNEVLTFHVAICGGSYICKDLVEGDFSTPIDIIRHLVDKLGEGRILRQHWTIPHNPDYFSVTHIAGQMCYMMKVLKDSWWGASYGNEVWSPHYREVIEHLRKKGPMYENPAAAIHYMDDVSLGYLFDIVTAFGNRFKVTFDTFGFTVGTRARFSDIAGVLSYISRIDRVTFVSPPCSLMHADQSLGDVDYIANPQRVVHSRATCNVLQL; encoded by the exons ATGAGGCCCGGGCCTACTAGGCAGGCCGTAGGCCAAGCCCGCGACATCCTCTCCACGTTTCGCTTGTTTTTCACACCCGAGATAGAAGACATCATCCTGGAGATGACCAATCTGGAGGGCGTTCGAAAATACGGAGCCCGAGGCGACggcgacgacgacgacgacgaccacCGCCACTACGCCGACGACCACGAAAACCACGAAAACCACGAAGACCGTGACCGCGGCGGCGGCGGCGGCCGCTGGAAAGCGATGGACTCCACAGACCTGAGAGCCTACGTAGGGCTGCTCATCCTAGCCGGCGTGTACAGGTCCCGAGGCGAAGCGGCCTCTAGTCTCTGGGACGCCGAGAGCGGAAGGACCATTTTCCGCGCAACCATGCCGCTCAAAGTCTTTCACGCTTACTTGAGACTCCTTCGCTTCGACGACCGTCAGACCAGAGCCGAGAGACGCGCAGCAGGCGGCGGTGACAAACTTGCGGCCGTGAGAGAGGTCTGGGACAAGTGGGTCGAGAGGCTGCCGCTCCTCTACAACCCCGGGCCCGACGTGACGGTGGACGAGCAACTGGTCCCTTTCAGAG gccgaTGTCCTTTCCGCCAGTATATCCCAAGCAAGCCGGCCAAATACGGCATCAAGACATGGGTGGCCTGCGACTCCAAATCCAGCTACGCCTGGAAGATGCAGGTCTACACCGGCAAGGCCACATGCGGAGGCCCCGAGAAGAACCAGGGGATGAGGGTCGTGCTCGATTTGACGCAGGGACTCAGGGGTCACAACGTCACCTGCGACAATTTCTTCACCTCATACGAGCTCGCGCGCCAGCTCCTGACCAGGAACGTCACCGTGGTCGGCACGGTCAGAAAGAACAAGCCAGAGCTCCCGCAGGCGCTGCTCGCCTCAAAGGAcaggctcctcttctcctccaagtTCGCCTTCACTTCCACCACCGCTCTGGTGTCCTACCTGGCAAAGAAAAACAAGAACGTCTTACTCCTGAGCACGCTGCACACCGAGGCTCACGTTAGCCGTCGCCAGGACAAGAAGCCGGCCATCGTCCTAGACTACAACAGCAACAAGGGAGGTGTGGACAACCTAGACAAGGTGATTGGAACCTACAGCTGCAGGAGGATGACCGCGCGCTGGCCCCTGGTCATCTTCCACAACATCCTTGACGTGTCCTCTTACAACGCTTTTGTCATATGGCGAGAGCTCAACCCCACTTGGATGCCTGGCAAGCGAAACAAGAGGAGGGTGTTCCTCGAGCAGCTGGGAAAGGCACTAGTGACTCCGTTCATACAAAGAAGGGCCCGTCTCCCTCGCACCGAAGCCTCTGCGGCGCTCGTCAAAGCTGTTCAGAGGGCTACGTATCGTGATCAGCCCCGGCGGGATCACGCCCCCGCAGCACCGGACCACGCAGCACCACCGGCCCAAGCACCCAACCCCACACAACCCA GTGATCAACTGGAGGACACCAGGCTTCAGGAAACAGAACCCGGTGACCAGTACGAGTCAAACAACAGCCCTGTGGACGACCAGCACCTATATGACTCAGATGCATGCGGGAACAGTTTTAGACAACACACATTCAGCCCTGCAGATTCCAACCGGTCCGATTCAGAGACCGATTGCCAAGCAACAATGGCAGGTGACTACAATGATTGGACGTATGAGCACGAACACGACACTCTAAGTGATACCGTGGAAGACACCAGGAGTCAGGAGGAGGACACCCCTCCCCAGTACGGGTCAAACACCAGACATGCGGACAGGGACAATGTTTACAAAGAAGCGGTTGAGGACTACTTCGACGTTGACGATGACGATGTTGAAGATATGGTTCGAGCCGAGGAGGATGCTAAAAAACATCAGCAGATAGATCTCATGCTTAAGTGGTCGATATTGAACAGAACGTGGCACTCCTTTCTAGAATGGCTAGGTGCGCGCTGGTGGGGCTCAGTCTCTGCAGATCAGATTAGCTCCTTCATGGGCGGACGTAAGATTCGCTTTGGAGATATTGTTATTGCGGCACACTTTGGTGACATGCCCGGAGGAGTATGTTCGGTTACGGCGAAGACTCAGAACGAAGTACTGACATTTCATGTGGCCATCTGTGGAGGCAGTTACATATGTAAGGACTTGGTAGAGGGCGACTTCTCTACGCCAATTGACATAATACGACATCTGGTCGATAAGCTGGGTGAAGGGCGCATTCTGCGTCAACATTGGACAATACCTCACAACCCAGACTACTTTTCCGTGACACATATAGCGGGACAAATGTGTTACATGATGAAGGTGCTGAAAGACTCATGGTGGGGAGCGTCATACGGCAACGAAGTATGGTCACCCCATTACCGTGAAGTAATAGAGCATCTACGAAAGAAAGGACCAATGTACGAGAACCCGGCTGCAGCAATTCATTATATGGACGATGTCAGCCTGGGATACCTGTTTGACATTGTCACTGCATTTGGGAATAGATTCAAGGTGACGTTCGATACCTTTGGTTTTACAGTAGGGACAAGGGCACGCTTCTCAGATATCGCAGGTGTGCTGTCCTACATCAGCAGGATTGACAGAGTCACATTTGTATCTCCACCCTGTTCCCTGATGCACGCGGACCAGAGCTTAGGGGATGTAGATTACATTGCCAATCCACAGCGCGTCGTACACTCACGAGCAACCTGTAATGTATTGCAACTATAG